One window of Saccharopolyspora phatthalungensis genomic DNA carries:
- a CDS encoding site-2 protease family protein, with translation MTKSAVRVSPLFLALVGVTVLGGVLATLDNNAARVGGIVLIVLGGWATSLCLHEFGHAITAFRGGDWSVRSKGYLTLDPRHYTDPVLSIVLPLIFVAIGGIPLPGGAVWINHHALRSRRTESMVSLAGPLTNLVLGLLIATAVAVVTMPIGLSSGLSYLAFLQVIAFVLNILPIPGLDGYGAIEPWLSGPARRFGEKARPWAPLVLFVVLIGVPFVGQAFFGLAYFVFDVVGGNSVQAYLGQSLFRSIFGFL, from the coding sequence GTGACGAAATCCGCGGTGCGAGTAAGCCCCCTGTTCCTCGCCCTCGTCGGCGTGACCGTGCTGGGCGGCGTGCTCGCCACACTGGACAACAACGCCGCCCGGGTCGGCGGCATCGTACTGATCGTGCTCGGCGGCTGGGCGACCTCGCTGTGCCTGCACGAGTTCGGCCACGCCATCACGGCCTTCCGCGGCGGCGACTGGTCGGTGCGCTCGAAGGGCTACCTGACGCTGGACCCCCGGCACTACACCGACCCGGTCCTGAGCATCGTGCTGCCGCTGATCTTCGTGGCGATCGGCGGTATTCCGCTGCCCGGCGGCGCGGTGTGGATCAACCATCACGCGCTGCGATCCCGGCGAACCGAATCGATGGTGTCGCTGGCCGGGCCGCTGACGAACCTGGTGCTCGGGCTGCTGATCGCCACCGCCGTCGCGGTCGTGACGATGCCGATCGGGCTGTCCTCGGGGCTGTCCTACCTGGCCTTCCTGCAGGTGATCGCGTTCGTGCTGAACATTCTGCCGATCCCCGGCCTGGACGGTTACGGCGCGATCGAGCCGTGGCTGTCCGGCCCGGCCCGGCGGTTCGGCGAGAAAGCGCGCCCGTGGGCGCCGCTGGTGCTGTTCGTGGTGCTGATCGGGGTGCCGTTCGTCGGTCAGGCGTTCTTCGGGCTCGCCTACTTCGTGTTCGACGTCGTCGGCGGCAATTCGGTGCAGGCATACCTGGGACAGAGCCTGTTCCGCAGCATCTTCGGGTTCCTGTGA
- a CDS encoding WhiB family transcriptional regulator: protein MWESGDSRLAERGDATAAELDVLAELFELTDDEQEWQERALCAQTDPEAFFPEKGGSTREAKRICAGCEVRSECLEYALQHDERFGIWGGLSERERRKLKRRAV, encoded by the coding sequence ATGTGGGAATCAGGAGATAGCCGCCTCGCGGAGCGTGGGGACGCTACCGCGGCGGAACTCGACGTCCTGGCAGAGCTGTTCGAGTTGACCGACGACGAACAGGAATGGCAGGAGCGCGCGTTGTGCGCGCAGACCGATCCGGAGGCGTTCTTTCCGGAGAAAGGCGGCTCGACCCGGGAGGCCAAACGAATCTGCGCGGGGTGCGAAGTGCGCTCCGAATGCCTGGAGTACGCGTTGCAGCACGACGAACGCTTCGGCATCTGGGGCGGACTGTCCGAAAGAGAGCGCCGCAAGCTCAAGCGCCGCGCGGTCTGA
- a CDS encoding glycosyltransferase, producing the protein MVAPVLAVLVCHDGEAWLPDVFAALGELTERPRRVVAVDTGSTDRTAELLVQGRADRVIDDVLTMPRGTRFGAAVAAAVAHGTKRWADPGRWLWLLHDDSAPEPECLERLLRAAERDSAAALLGPLGLDWADPRLVVDAGLSTDAAGHRQTGIGQFELDPALSGDVPPASGALAVTTAGALVRRDVFEQLNGFDARCSGSADVDLGWRINLDGHGVRWVPDARMRHAAARRGFPAAERTGEVRTFLVNAPGWAFLIGLPRLFCLTLLRMCGFAVMRRWTESAAELAVLRGLLGGRLKLLAGRSARAATIPVRYSVRGLVTSRSARLRNWARSAFEGLVRERVRRDLALGREREGRRVNAVPDDTERVDPPGRTGLIAVPVPETGVPKPSPSKRDAIRPDLLLVPLDRWRALRELLLAPPVVLAVVLAVFALATNGLLADRFGGGLQGGRLLPVADLATTWRDYLAAWHPVNGGTGAPASPSLLVLALFGTVLGGPSVVVSGLLLFGAVFAGLSAYLATRALPVSRRRRALAAGAYALLPAASLSAGQGRLDVVVAHILVPLLLAGIASVIIRSDGQWLWMACLTALGLAVLGAFAPLLHLALVLLAMLAFVVLPDEGLRNRRRVAGLVAVALLSVACLLPWPVVLLRHPQMLLHGLGARVSEVPAGAWLLALSPDGSSPSQVGALFVLAAVAALLTAWSSQMLPGAAVAIFGWALAAVVDHLAAEPITGGPSTTGWTGGPLVLVAAGCGWIVLLARKPRVSNKILVPLLVVGLLGLASGAALTTLGGPLRVQQNTAVDLPGSVLILEPEPQLARFMDGGRPRFGDDDLAPVGPAVDWLRRVDDDLQSSDPARVRGALAATAARGAGFIVVPNGSRVLEFAGGLLAEHGRLADGRRVLRLVLPSSPVELLGPDLAKRARSEPAPTPEARPLPVAAELPQFTVRVSEGGAGRALVLGAENEPGWYVRIDGRPFPLATAWGHQVAIPLPENAADVQVGYTEIPRTALLGLQAAFILFALVAAIPERRRRKPRKLT; encoded by the coding sequence GTGGTCGCGCCGGTGCTGGCGGTGTTGGTCTGTCACGACGGCGAGGCGTGGCTGCCGGATGTTTTCGCAGCGCTTGGCGAGCTGACGGAACGGCCGCGACGCGTGGTGGCGGTGGACACCGGTTCGACCGACCGCACGGCGGAGCTGCTCGTGCAGGGGCGCGCGGACCGAGTCATCGACGATGTGCTCACGATGCCGCGCGGCACCCGGTTCGGTGCCGCCGTCGCGGCGGCGGTAGCACACGGAACGAAGCGGTGGGCCGATCCCGGACGCTGGTTGTGGCTACTGCACGATGATTCTGCGCCCGAGCCGGAATGCCTGGAGCGCTTGCTGCGAGCCGCGGAGCGAGATTCGGCCGCCGCGCTGCTCGGCCCGCTCGGCTTGGACTGGGCGGATCCCCGGCTGGTGGTGGACGCGGGTCTGAGCACCGATGCCGCCGGGCATCGGCAGACCGGCATCGGGCAGTTCGAACTGGACCCGGCGCTGTCCGGTGACGTACCCCCGGCGTCCGGGGCGCTGGCGGTGACGACGGCCGGTGCGCTGGTGCGGCGCGACGTCTTCGAGCAGCTCAACGGTTTCGACGCGCGCTGCTCGGGCAGCGCGGATGTCGACCTGGGTTGGCGGATCAACCTGGACGGGCACGGCGTCCGTTGGGTTCCCGACGCGCGGATGCGGCATGCGGCCGCGAGGCGAGGCTTTCCGGCAGCGGAGCGGACCGGTGAGGTCCGCACGTTCTTGGTCAACGCACCTGGGTGGGCGTTCCTGATCGGGCTGCCGCGGCTGTTCTGCCTGACATTGCTGCGGATGTGCGGTTTCGCGGTGATGCGGCGGTGGACCGAGTCGGCCGCCGAACTGGCCGTGTTGCGCGGGTTGCTTGGCGGGCGCCTGAAACTGCTGGCGGGCAGGTCCGCGCGCGCTGCCACGATTCCGGTCCGGTACAGCGTCCGCGGCCTCGTCACGAGCCGGTCGGCGCGGTTGCGGAACTGGGCGCGAAGCGCTTTCGAAGGACTGGTCCGTGAGCGGGTGCGGCGTGATCTGGCCCTTGGACGAGAACGGGAAGGCCGTCGCGTCAACGCCGTTCCCGATGACACCGAGCGGGTCGACCCGCCGGGGCGGACTGGACTGATCGCGGTGCCGGTGCCGGAAACGGGCGTGCCCAAACCGTCGCCGTCGAAGCGCGATGCGATCCGGCCGGACCTGCTGCTTGTGCCGCTCGACCGCTGGCGGGCGCTGCGCGAGCTGCTGCTGGCGCCGCCGGTGGTGCTCGCGGTGGTGCTGGCGGTGTTCGCGTTGGCCACCAATGGATTGCTCGCCGATCGGTTCGGGGGCGGCCTGCAAGGTGGCCGGTTGCTGCCGGTGGCCGACTTGGCGACGACGTGGCGCGACTACCTGGCGGCCTGGCATCCCGTTAACGGCGGTACCGGCGCCCCGGCTTCCCCTTCGCTGCTGGTGCTCGCGCTTTTCGGCACTGTCCTAGGTGGACCGTCAGTGGTGGTTTCGGGGCTGTTGCTGTTCGGCGCTGTGTTCGCGGGTCTGAGCGCGTACCTCGCGACCCGGGCACTTCCGGTTTCGCGCCGGCGCCGAGCCTTGGCAGCCGGTGCCTATGCCTTGTTGCCGGCGGCGTCGCTTTCCGCCGGGCAGGGACGCTTGGACGTCGTGGTCGCGCACATCCTGGTCCCCTTGCTGCTGGCCGGGATCGCATCGGTGATCATTCGATCCGATGGGCAGTGGCTGTGGATGGCGTGCCTGACGGCGTTGGGCCTGGCGGTGCTGGGTGCCTTCGCGCCGTTGCTGCACCTCGCATTGGTCTTGCTGGCCATGCTCGCTTTCGTCGTCTTGCCCGACGAGGGCTTGCGCAACCGACGTCGCGTCGCCGGGCTGGTCGCGGTGGCACTGCTGTCCGTCGCGTGTCTGCTGCCGTGGCCGGTAGTGCTGCTGCGGCACCCCCAGATGTTGTTGCACGGGCTGGGCGCACGGGTCAGCGAGGTTCCGGCCGGAGCCTGGCTGTTGGCCTTGAGCCCGGATGGATCATCGCCGAGCCAGGTCGGTGCGTTGTTCGTGCTAGCCGCGGTCGCGGCCCTTCTGACTGCTTGGTCCTCGCAGATGTTGCCGGGCGCGGCTGTCGCGATCTTCGGTTGGGCGTTGGCCGCAGTGGTGGACCACCTTGCCGCCGAACCGATCACCGGTGGCCCGAGCACTACGGGATGGACCGGCGGGCCGCTGGTACTCGTCGCGGCCGGGTGCGGATGGATCGTGCTGCTGGCTCGAAAACCGCGCGTTTCCAACAAGATCCTGGTGCCATTGCTCGTGGTCGGCCTCCTGGGACTGGCATCCGGTGCGGCGCTCACCACGCTCGGCGGACCACTGCGCGTCCAGCAGAACACCGCGGTGGACCTGCCCGGTTCGGTGCTGATCCTCGAACCCGAACCGCAGCTCGCCCGGTTCATGGACGGCGGCCGACCCCGTTTCGGCGACGACGACCTCGCACCGGTCGGCCCAGCAGTCGACTGGCTTCGCCGAGTCGACGACGACCTGCAGTCCAGCGATCCGGCTCGGGTGCGCGGTGCGCTTGCCGCGACGGCGGCTCGCGGGGCGGGGTTCATCGTGGTCCCCAACGGCTCCCGAGTGCTGGAATTCGCCGGGGGCCTGCTCGCGGAGCACGGCCGGCTTGCCGACGGGCGGCGCGTCCTGCGGCTGGTTTTGCCGAGCAGCCCGGTCGAGCTGCTCGGCCCCGACCTCGCGAAGCGGGCGCGATCGGAGCCCGCCCCGACGCCCGAGGCAAGGCCGCTGCCGGTGGCCGCCGAGCTGCCGCAGTTCACGGTCCGGGTGTCCGAAGGTGGTGCGGGTCGGGCACTGGTCCTAGGAGCGGAGAACGAGCCGGGCTGGTACGTCCGGATCGACGGTCGGCCCTTCCCGCTGGCCACCGCCTGGGGTCACCAGGTCGCGATCCCGCTGCCCGAGAACGCGGCCGATGTCCAGGTGGGCTACACCGAGATCCCGCGCACCGCACTCCTGGGCCTGCAAGCCGCGTTCATCCTGTTCGCCCTCGTCGCGGCCATCCCCGAACGGCGCCGCCGAAAGCCCCGCAAGCTCACCTGA
- a CDS encoding metallopeptidase family protein has protein sequence MVTARGSRRRSRFRRDRRGRGLRGPLYPSSVPVSRSRSQRFDALVLEALEPIEQRWHAELTQLDVAVDEVPEIKSTTPEKLVWDDDVVVDANVPLARLVPAGVDRRGLPTRARIVLYRRPLEARARDGMDMADLLHDVLVEQVATYLGLDPDVIEGQ, from the coding sequence GTGGTGACCGCACGTGGATCTCGGCGTCGAAGCCGCTTCCGCCGGGACCGGCGGGGCCGTGGCTTGCGCGGACCGCTGTACCCGTCTTCGGTTCCGGTGTCGCGTAGCCGCTCGCAGCGGTTCGACGCGCTGGTACTGGAGGCTCTCGAACCGATCGAGCAGCGCTGGCACGCGGAGCTGACCCAGCTCGACGTGGCCGTTGACGAGGTACCGGAGATCAAGAGCACCACGCCGGAAAAGCTGGTGTGGGACGACGACGTGGTGGTGGACGCCAACGTGCCGCTGGCCCGGCTCGTCCCGGCCGGCGTCGATCGGCGCGGGTTGCCGACGCGGGCACGAATCGTGCTGTACCGACGGCCGCTGGAGGCGCGCGCCCGCGACGGCATGGACATGGCGGACCTGTTGCACGACGTGCTCGTCGAGCAGGTCGCGACCTATCTCGGGCTGGATCCCGACGTCATCGAAGGCCAGTAA
- a CDS encoding DUF3499 domain-containing protein: MRSVRRCSRTGCTNPAVATLTYAYADSTAVVGPLATYAEPHSYDLCEAHALRLTVPKGWEVVRHEGEFAPPEPSDDDLTALAEAVREAGRPDRPVEAQEFASGGSRRGHLRALPDPIDE, from the coding sequence GTGCGGAGCGTGAGGCGTTGCTCGCGGACCGGGTGTACCAACCCGGCCGTCGCCACGCTCACTTATGCCTACGCGGACTCCACCGCGGTGGTCGGCCCGCTGGCCACCTATGCCGAGCCGCACAGCTACGACCTGTGCGAAGCGCACGCGTTGCGGCTCACCGTGCCGAAGGGCTGGGAGGTCGTGCGCCACGAGGGCGAGTTCGCGCCGCCGGAGCCGTCCGACGACGACCTGACCGCGCTGGCCGAGGCCGTGCGGGAGGCCGGTCGGCCGGACCGGCCGGTCGAGGCTCAGGAATTCGCCTCCGGGGGTAGCCGTCGCGGCCACCTGCGCGCGCTGCCCGATCCGATCGACGAGTGA
- a CDS encoding phosphomannomutase/phosphoglucomutase — MRDLSGIVKAYDIRGVVGDVLDAEVVREIGAAFTRLVGGPAVVIGHDMRESSPELAEAFAAGVIGQGVDVINIGLASTDMLYFASGRLDLPGAMFTASHNPARYNGIKLCRAGAAPVGQDSGLSEIQELVAHGVPEFLGAKGTATQRNVAAEYATYLRELVDISGIRPLKVVVDAGNGMGGHTVPTVFEGLPVELVPMYFALDGTFPNHEANPLDPANLVDLQAKVRELGADAGLAFDGDADRCFVVDERAEPVSPSAITALVAVRELAKEPGATIIHNLITSKAVPEIVAEHGGKPVRTRVGHSFIKQTMAESGAIFGGEHSAHYYFRDFWRADSGMLAALHVLAALGGQAAPLSRLMADYSRYAASGEINSTVDDQQGRMRAVAEAFGDRSGARVDELDGLTVELSDGSWFNLRPSNTEPLLRLNVEARDTDAMTALRDEVLAVVRG; from the coding sequence GTGCGGGACCTGTCGGGGATCGTCAAGGCCTACGACATTCGCGGAGTGGTCGGTGACGTCCTGGACGCCGAAGTGGTGCGGGAGATCGGCGCCGCTTTCACCCGGCTCGTAGGTGGTCCGGCGGTGGTCATCGGGCACGACATGCGGGAATCCTCGCCGGAGTTGGCCGAGGCGTTTGCCGCGGGCGTCATCGGGCAGGGCGTCGATGTGATCAACATCGGCCTGGCCAGCACCGACATGCTGTACTTCGCTTCCGGGCGGCTCGACCTGCCCGGCGCGATGTTCACCGCCAGCCACAACCCGGCTCGCTACAACGGCATCAAGCTGTGCCGCGCCGGGGCCGCCCCGGTGGGTCAGGACAGCGGGCTGTCCGAGATTCAGGAGCTGGTCGCCCACGGCGTGCCGGAGTTCCTGGGCGCCAAGGGCACCGCCACCCAGCGGAACGTGGCCGCCGAGTACGCCACCTACCTGCGCGAACTCGTGGATATCAGTGGCATCCGCCCGCTGAAGGTCGTGGTGGATGCCGGCAACGGGATGGGCGGGCACACCGTGCCGACCGTGTTCGAGGGCTTGCCGGTCGAGCTGGTGCCGATGTACTTCGCGCTGGACGGCACCTTCCCCAACCACGAGGCCAACCCGCTCGACCCGGCGAACCTCGTCGACCTGCAGGCCAAGGTCCGCGAGTTGGGTGCCGACGCCGGACTTGCCTTCGACGGCGACGCCGACCGCTGCTTCGTGGTGGACGAGCGCGCCGAACCGGTCTCGCCGAGCGCGATCACCGCGCTGGTCGCGGTTCGCGAGCTGGCCAAGGAGCCCGGCGCGACGATCATCCACAACCTGATCACCTCCAAGGCCGTGCCCGAGATCGTCGCCGAGCACGGCGGAAAGCCGGTGCGCACGCGGGTCGGGCACTCCTTCATCAAGCAGACGATGGCCGAGAGCGGCGCGATCTTCGGCGGCGAGCACTCCGCGCACTACTACTTCCGCGACTTCTGGCGCGCCGACTCCGGCATGCTCGCCGCGCTGCACGTGCTCGCCGCGCTCGGCGGCCAGGCCGCGCCGCTGTCGAGGCTGATGGCCGACTACTCGCGCTACGCCGCCTCGGGCGAGATCAACTCCACCGTCGACGACCAGCAGGGCCGGATGCGCGCCGTGGCGGAGGCGTTCGGTGACCGCAGTGGTGCTCGTGTCGACGAACTGGACGGGCTTACCGTGGAGTTGTCGGACGGATCGTGGTTCAACCTACGCCCGTCCAACACCGAACCGCTGCTCCGGCTCAACGTGGAGGCAAGGGACACTGACGCGATGACCGCGCTGCGCGACGAGGTGCTCGCGGTCGTCCGGGGGTGA
- a CDS encoding Trm112 family protein: MAVDLQPELLEILACPCPQHASLRLGLGDDALADYLTCTSCGRGFPVRDGIPVLLLEEAVGGPAPGAAGEE; this comes from the coding sequence GTGGCCGTTGACCTGCAACCGGAGTTGTTGGAGATCCTGGCTTGCCCGTGCCCGCAGCACGCATCGCTGCGGCTGGGCCTGGGCGATGACGCGCTGGCCGATTACCTGACCTGCACCTCCTGCGGCCGTGGCTTCCCGGTCCGGGATGGAATTCCGGTGCTGTTGCTGGAAGAAGCCGTCGGAGGCCCGGCCCCCGGCGCTGCCGGGGAGGAGTGA
- a CDS encoding SIS domain-containing protein encodes MLDDSLFDDPPRLAEVDSGGLLRLAALSGAQVRAAAETARDVGLDDLADGRPRAVVLLARPGVGPGVCRLLAALTGLRCPVPLVIVEAVPAWVGALDVVFAHTDDLGDAVLAESVSVACRRGATVVLPVAADGPVAAAGAGRAKLLSPRIPVPPALSFAHVFAAGLSTLGALGLLSFNAEQLADELDREAERAHPSHESLINPAKSLALRLADRAPLLWGLDPVSTAVAEHGAFALGCHAGVPCDVADYPQAATERALHRAAAAVGSEADLFADPEDNPGGLLRVFLVSTRYDAPGEAFERAATRDLPSADLVTPGESVNNDAVLRSAALAARFDLAAVYLGLAAGTLNGPGWPALAMH; translated from the coding sequence GTGCTGGACGACAGTCTCTTCGACGATCCGCCCAGGCTGGCCGAGGTGGATTCCGGCGGCTTGCTGCGGCTCGCCGCTCTCTCCGGGGCGCAGGTCCGAGCCGCTGCCGAGACCGCGCGTGACGTGGGGCTGGACGATCTCGCCGACGGGCGCCCACGCGCCGTGGTGCTGCTGGCCCGGCCCGGCGTCGGCCCGGGGGTCTGCCGCCTGCTGGCCGCGTTGACCGGGCTGCGGTGCCCGGTTCCGCTGGTGATCGTGGAGGCCGTTCCCGCCTGGGTTGGCGCGCTGGACGTCGTCTTCGCGCACACCGACGACCTCGGCGACGCGGTGCTGGCCGAATCGGTGTCGGTGGCCTGCCGCCGCGGCGCGACGGTCGTGCTGCCGGTCGCGGCGGACGGACCGGTCGCCGCCGCGGGAGCGGGCCGCGCCAAACTGCTATCGCCGCGCATCCCGGTGCCACCGGCGCTGTCGTTCGCACATGTCTTCGCGGCCGGGCTCAGCACCCTCGGTGCCCTGGGGTTGCTGAGCTTCAATGCCGAACAGCTGGCCGACGAACTCGACCGGGAGGCCGAACGCGCGCACCCTAGCCACGAATCGCTGATCAACCCCGCGAAGTCGCTGGCGCTGCGCCTGGCCGACCGGGCCCCGCTGCTGTGGGGCCTCGACCCGGTATCCACGGCGGTGGCGGAGCACGGTGCGTTCGCGCTCGGCTGCCATGCCGGGGTGCCCTGTGACGTCGCCGACTACCCGCAGGCCGCAACCGAACGCGCGCTGCATCGCGCCGCTGCCGCGGTCGGCTCCGAGGCGGACCTGTTCGCCGACCCCGAGGACAACCCGGGTGGGTTGCTGCGCGTGTTCCTGGTCAGCACGCGGTACGACGCACCGGGGGAGGCGTTCGAACGAGCCGCGACCCGGGACTTGCCGAGTGCGGACCTGGTCACACCCGGCGAGTCGGTGAACAACGACGCCGTCCTTCGTTCCGCGGCGCTGGCCGCCCGATTCGACCTGGCCGCCGTATACCTGGGGCTGGCCGCCGGAACTCTGAACGGGCCTGGTTGGCCCGCACTGGCGATGCACTGA
- the manA gene encoding mannose-6-phosphate isomerase, class I yields MELLRNAVRPYAWGSRTAIADLLGRPVPTPHPEAELWMGAHPGDPSRVVRPDGDEVSLLTLLDSDPAHHLGSACAQRWGGRLPFLLKVLAADEPLSLQAHPSAAQAAEGFRREEDAGIARNAPNRNYPDPTAKPELICALTEFHALAGFREAQRTVRLLDDLAVPSLRAHRELLAAQPDADGLRALFTTWITLPEHYLREVLPDLLDACVAHVRGRGEFALECRTVLELGEAYPHDAGVLASLLLNRLVLQPGEAIFLPAGNLHAYLHGTGIEILANSDNILRCGLTPKHVDVPELLRVLDFACGDMRVLKGESLDANLTAYWAPADEFELSRLDWTPAECGTVRLDSPGPQILLCTKGSVQLTSTAHRGNGSLPRELLLERGNSVWLAASDPAVDVHPAELDAGGNAQVFRAAAGAF; encoded by the coding sequence GTGGAGCTACTGCGGAACGCGGTGCGCCCCTATGCGTGGGGCTCGCGTACCGCTATTGCTGATCTGCTCGGTCGGCCCGTCCCGACACCGCATCCCGAAGCAGAGCTGTGGATGGGCGCCCACCCGGGGGACCCGTCGCGGGTGGTCCGACCCGATGGGGACGAAGTATCGCTGCTGACTCTGCTGGACAGCGACCCGGCGCACCACTTGGGCTCCGCATGCGCGCAGCGCTGGGGCGGCCGGTTGCCCTTCCTGCTCAAGGTGCTTGCGGCCGATGAGCCGCTGAGCCTGCAAGCGCACCCGTCGGCCGCGCAGGCCGCGGAAGGTTTCCGGCGGGAAGAGGACGCGGGCATCGCGCGCAACGCGCCGAACCGCAACTATCCGGATCCCACCGCGAAACCAGAGCTGATCTGCGCGTTGACCGAGTTCCACGCGCTGGCCGGATTCCGCGAGGCGCAGCGCACCGTGCGACTGCTCGACGACCTGGCCGTCCCGAGCCTGCGCGCCCACCGCGAACTGCTTGCCGCGCAACCCGATGCCGACGGGCTGCGTGCCCTGTTCACGACCTGGATAACGCTGCCCGAGCACTACCTGCGCGAGGTGCTGCCGGACCTGCTGGACGCCTGCGTGGCGCACGTGCGCGGCCGCGGCGAGTTCGCCCTCGAATGCCGCACGGTGCTCGAACTCGGCGAGGCATATCCGCACGATGCCGGAGTGCTGGCCAGCCTGCTGCTGAACCGGCTTGTGCTACAGCCGGGCGAGGCGATCTTCCTGCCCGCCGGGAACCTGCACGCCTACCTGCACGGCACGGGCATCGAGATCCTGGCCAACTCCGACAACATCCTGCGCTGCGGCTTGACCCCCAAGCACGTCGACGTCCCCGAACTGCTGCGGGTGCTGGACTTCGCCTGTGGCGACATGCGGGTGCTCAAGGGCGAGTCGCTGGACGCCAACCTGACCGCCTACTGGGCACCGGCCGACGAGTTCGAGCTGTCCAGATTGGACTGGACGCCGGCCGAATGCGGCACCGTCCGGCTGGACTCGCCCGGGCCGCAGATACTTCTGTGCACCAAGGGAAGCGTCCAGCTGACCAGCACCGCGCACCGGGGCAACGGATCCCTGCCGCGTGAACTGCTGCTGGAGCGTGGCAACTCGGTGTGGCTGGCGGCATCCGATCCGGCCGTGGACGTGCACCCCGCCGAGCTCGACGCCGGCGGCAACGCCCAGGTCTTCCGCGCCGCCGCGGGCGCGTTCTAA
- a CDS encoding cation diffusion facilitator family transporter, with amino-acid sequence MSAGGGAKAILAALAANAGIAVAKFGGFLFTGSSSMLAESVHSLADTSNQGLLLLGQKTSQRKPTEEHPFGYGRDRYFYSFVVALLLFSLGSVFALYEGIHKIQHPEPLQWAWVAVLILVIAIGLESFSFVTAIKESRTIKGGLTWWQFIRKAKTPELPVVLLEDLGALIGLVLALGGVGLTVLTGNSVWDGIGTACIGVLLGVIAIVLIIETKSLLIGEGATRDVLDEIVAQLESERVEKVIHIRTQYLGPDELLIAAKIGLAPSLSVAEVAAEIDGAEARIRAKVPAARLIYLEPDLERGRAVTP; translated from the coding sequence GTGTCAGCAGGAGGCGGAGCCAAGGCCATCCTGGCCGCCCTGGCCGCCAACGCGGGCATCGCCGTGGCCAAGTTCGGCGGGTTCCTGTTCACCGGTTCATCGTCGATGCTGGCGGAATCGGTGCACTCGCTCGCCGACACCTCGAACCAGGGCCTGCTGCTGCTGGGCCAGAAGACCTCGCAGCGCAAACCCACCGAGGAGCACCCCTTCGGCTACGGCCGGGACCGGTACTTCTACTCCTTCGTCGTCGCGCTACTGCTGTTCAGCCTCGGCTCGGTGTTCGCCCTTTACGAGGGCATCCACAAGATCCAGCACCCCGAGCCGTTGCAGTGGGCCTGGGTGGCGGTGCTGATCCTGGTGATCGCGATCGGCCTGGAGTCCTTCAGCTTCGTCACCGCGATCAAGGAATCGCGGACGATCAAGGGCGGGCTGACCTGGTGGCAGTTCATCCGGAAGGCCAAGACCCCGGAACTGCCGGTGGTGCTGCTGGAGGACCTCGGCGCGCTGATCGGCTTGGTGCTCGCGCTGGGCGGCGTCGGCCTCACCGTGCTGACCGGCAACTCGGTGTGGGACGGCATCGGCACCGCGTGCATCGGCGTGCTGCTTGGGGTGATCGCGATCGTGCTGATCATCGAGACCAAGAGCCTGCTCATCGGGGAGGGCGCCACTCGCGACGTGCTCGACGAGATCGTGGCCCAGCTGGAGTCCGAGCGCGTCGAGAAGGTGATCCACATCCGCACCCAGTACCTCGGCCCGGACGAGTTGCTGATCGCCGCCAAGATCGGTCTCGCGCCATCGCTGTCGGTGGCGGAGGTGGCCGCCGAGATCGACGGCGCCGAGGCGCGGATCCGGGCGAAAGTGCCCGCGGCGCGCCTGATCTACCTTGAACCCGACCTGGAGCGGGGACGGGCTGTGACCCCCTGA